A DNA window from Desulfofalx alkaliphila DSM 12257 contains the following coding sequences:
- a CDS encoding ATP-binding protein: MSSLEQMPLDDLTPSLVMLRSIIDDYVGYTENVKKLIREGQNIQIYQLIDEDGILLLQAMDLLNEIIDFEIKIIDETIAWAKDDNHRANAIFVLVLAVGLLTGGGISLWMLQDITSRMNQLTVAMQQVTSHSDKTSLPRLPVIARDEIGEIAVAFNAMADDLEQYTKREKVYYRVMEEQNWLKTNLGHITALFQGVEDIKILSKIAISQLTPMVEASFGVFYLLEGEGEERRPVRMADYAAGDGNRGWECFSAGGDLALQCALEKKTILLTDVPKQHITVNSGLGAAVPQSIILVPIEFEGQVLAVVEMATFKEFSPLQQMLISQVGRNIGIALNRIGGYMQVQKLLAESQALTEKLQAQSHQLRKHQEELMLANEKLDKQYHEAEKRAAELEAAQLELKEKARQLALSSRYKSEFLSNMSHELRTPLNSLMILARLLADNKEGNLTAKQMEYAETIYSSGNDLLDLINDILDLSRLEAGKMQIKPEYVSLAEVKKDLERYFMPVARKKKVDFLVELESGLPKTIYTDRHRLMQILKNLISNALKFTERGHVHLVICGANNKDFKGQLAFSVSDTGIGIAGDRQHYIFEAFRQLDGTTSRKYGGTGLGLSICRQLADLLGGHVELTSSEVGKGSTFTFYLPPCYGDGKTLQDASDAEEKTAAAVDDKAARCVDNSDILQGCKVLVVDDDMRNVFSITAALEEQKMEVVFAENGLECLKVLNHRPDIDIVLMDIMMSGMDGYQAIKNIRKMDRYKDLPIIAITAKAMKGDREKCLAVGASDYISKPLDIHQLLSVMRAWISEP, encoded by the coding sequence ATGTCTTCTTTAGAGCAGATGCCCTTGGATGATTTAACCCCTTCCCTTGTGATGTTGCGCAGCATTATTGACGATTATGTAGGATATACAGAAAACGTAAAAAAATTAATTAGAGAGGGGCAAAATATTCAGATTTATCAGTTAATAGATGAAGACGGAATACTGCTGCTACAGGCCATGGATTTATTAAATGAGATAATTGACTTTGAAATAAAAATCATAGATGAAACAATAGCCTGGGCTAAGGACGATAACCATAGGGCAAATGCAATTTTTGTGTTGGTTTTGGCGGTGGGCTTATTGACGGGGGGAGGTATTTCACTATGGATGCTTCAAGATATCACCAGCCGGATGAACCAATTAACCGTTGCCATGCAGCAGGTAACATCCCACAGCGATAAAACTTCACTACCCCGGCTGCCGGTCATCGCCCGGGATGAAATTGGGGAAATTGCAGTGGCCTTTAATGCCATGGCAGACGACTTAGAACAATATACCAAGCGTGAAAAAGTATATTACCGGGTTATGGAAGAACAGAACTGGTTGAAAACAAATTTGGGCCACATTACTGCCCTGTTTCAAGGAGTGGAGGATATAAAAATATTAAGTAAAATAGCTATTTCACAACTAACCCCAATGGTGGAAGCGAGCTTTGGCGTGTTTTATTTACTAGAAGGCGAAGGGGAAGAAAGAAGGCCGGTAAGAATGGCCGATTATGCCGCCGGAGACGGGAATAGGGGTTGGGAATGCTTTTCCGCCGGGGGTGACTTAGCATTACAGTGTGCATTGGAGAAGAAAACAATACTGCTGACAGATGTACCCAAGCAACATATTACCGTTAACTCCGGTTTAGGTGCAGCAGTACCCCAAAGTATTATACTGGTGCCTATTGAATTTGAGGGACAGGTGCTGGCGGTGGTGGAAATGGCTACTTTTAAGGAGTTCAGCCCCTTGCAGCAAATGTTAATTAGCCAGGTAGGTAGAAACATTGGTATCGCTTTAAACCGCATTGGCGGTTACATGCAGGTGCAAAAACTGCTGGCCGAAAGCCAGGCATTAACCGAGAAATTGCAGGCCCAGTCCCATCAGTTACGGAAGCATCAGGAGGAGTTGATGCTGGCCAATGAAAAGCTAGACAAACAATACCATGAGGCTGAAAAAAGGGCCGCTGAATTGGAGGCAGCACAGCTGGAATTAAAAGAAAAGGCGCGGCAGCTGGCATTAAGCTCACGGTACAAGAGTGAATTTTTATCTAATATGTCCCATGAACTGAGAACGCCCTTAAATAGCTTAATGATTCTGGCACGCCTGTTAGCAGATAATAAAGAGGGCAATTTAACTGCCAAACAGATGGAATATGCAGAAACCATATATTCCTCCGGCAATGATCTGCTGGATTTAATAAATGATATTTTAGACCTCTCCAGGTTAGAGGCCGGTAAAATGCAAATTAAGCCTGAATATGTTTCATTGGCTGAGGTAAAAAAGGATTTAGAACGCTACTTTATGCCGGTGGCCCGTAAAAAGAAGGTTGATTTCTTAGTTGAACTGGAAAGCGGCTTACCGAAAACAATTTACACAGACCGGCACCGATTAATGCAAATATTGAAGAACTTAATATCTAACGCCTTGAAATTTACTGAACGGGGCCATGTGCACCTTGTCATTTGCGGGGCAAACAATAAAGATTTTAAAGGGCAGCTGGCCTTTTCGGTCAGCGATACAGGTATTGGTATAGCCGGTGATAGACAGCATTACATATTTGAGGCATTTCGGCAGTTGGACGGTACAACCAGCAGAAAGTACGGCGGCACCGGCCTGGGCTTGTCTATCTGCCGCCAGTTGGCCGACCTTTTGGGTGGTCATGTGGAGCTAACCAGCAGTGAAGTAGGTAAAGGCAGTACCTTCACCTTTTACTTGCCCCCCTGCTATGGAGATGGTAAAACACTGCAAGATGCTTCAGATGCTGAAGAAAAAACCGCAGCTGCGGTGGATGACAAGGCAGCCCGCTGTGTTGATAATAGTGACATCTTGCAGGGCTGTAAGGTGCTGGTGGTGGACGATGACATGCGCAACGTTTTCTCTATCACTGCAGCATTGGAAGAGCAAAAGATGGAAGTGGTTTTTGCTGAAAATGGACTGGAATGCTTAAAGGTGCTAAACCACCGGCCCGACATAGATATTGTATTGATGGATATTATGATGTCTGGCATGGATGGCTACCAAGCCATAAAAAACATACGGAAAATGGATCGATATAAGGATTTACCCATAATAGCAATAACAGCAAAGGCTATGAAGGGCGACCGTGAAAAATGTTTGGCTGTCGGTGCTTCAGATTACATCAGCAAACCACTGGATATTCATCAACTGCTGTCTGTAATGAGGGCTTGGATAAGCGAGCCATAA
- a CDS encoding response regulator, producing the protein MENNIKVLLVDDKPENIFALQAVLDSPMYQLITANSGEEALKCVLKHNFAVILLDIQMPGFDGFETAKIIRTREKSKYTPIIFITAIYKDPEQVRQGYALGAIDYIFKPVDIDELKHKVEAFVHLYKYREQLEKIVQHRTKQLETANQNLRQEINERKRFAMALSESESRYRAIFDNAKIGIALLDSKGCILESNATLSQMLGYSRQQLKNRIFDDFSQPQRMHYAYRHEILDSMGDYYKQQKPFFIKDGGVVWGEVTKSVLKDEAGDCRYTIVMVEDITEKKQFQEKMFRLDRLNMIGEMAASISHEVRNPMTTIKGFLQMLRDKKEYQAERHYFDLMIDEIDRANSIITEFLSIGKNTATEFKVQNLNEIVKTIAPLMQADALQLGKNIELELKETPDIPLSGKEIRQVILNLVRNGLEAMAQGGKVTIRTYADGDSVVLEIADQGPGIPQYVMENLGTPFFTTKDKGTGLGLATCFSICNSHRAKVDIDTGPAGTTFRIIFGTR; encoded by the coding sequence ATGGAGAATAACATAAAGGTATTGTTGGTGGATGATAAACCGGAAAATATTTTTGCGCTGCAGGCGGTGTTGGACTCCCCTATGTACCAGTTAATTACAGCCAACAGCGGAGAAGAGGCATTAAAATGCGTTTTAAAGCACAATTTTGCCGTGATATTACTGGACATACAGATGCCGGGATTTGACGGTTTTGAAACTGCTAAAATAATTCGTACCCGCGAAAAATCCAAATACACTCCAATTATCTTTATTACCGCCATATATAAAGACCCGGAGCAGGTGCGCCAGGGCTATGCCCTAGGTGCCATTGATTATATATTTAAACCGGTGGATATAGATGAATTAAAACACAAGGTAGAAGCCTTTGTTCACCTTTATAAATACCGTGAACAACTGGAAAAAATAGTACAGCACCGCACAAAACAGTTGGAAACCGCAAATCAAAATTTGCGTCAAGAAATTAACGAGCGCAAAAGATTTGCAATGGCCTTGAGCGAAAGCGAATCCCGTTATAGGGCTATTTTTGATAATGCCAAGATAGGTATAGCCCTGCTGGACAGTAAAGGATGTATATTGGAAAGCAATGCCACCCTAAGCCAAATGCTTGGGTATAGCAGGCAGCAATTAAAGAACCGGATCTTTGATGACTTTAGCCAACCCCAGAGAATGCATTATGCCTACCGACATGAAATATTGGACAGCATGGGTGATTACTACAAACAGCAAAAACCTTTTTTTATCAAAGATGGTGGGGTGGTATGGGGTGAAGTGACAAAATCCGTGCTGAAGGATGAGGCGGGTGACTGCCGGTACACAATTGTTATGGTAGAAGATATTACAGAAAAAAAGCAATTTCAAGAGAAAATGTTTCGTTTAGACCGCCTAAATATGATTGGGGAAATGGCTGCAAGCATCAGCCATGAAGTGCGAAACCCAATGACCACTATTAAGGGTTTTTTGCAAATGTTAAGGGATAAGAAAGAATATCAGGCTGAAAGGCATTATTTTGATTTAATGATTGATGAAATCGATCGGGCCAATTCTATAATTACAGAGTTTTTATCAATAGGGAAAAACACTGCCACTGAGTTTAAGGTGCAAAATCTAAACGAAATAGTAAAGACAATAGCACCGTTAATGCAGGCCGATGCCCTGCAGCTGGGCAAAAACATAGAACTGGAACTAAAAGAAACCCCGGATATCCCTCTCAGCGGAAAGGAAATACGCCAAGTAATCCTTAATTTAGTTCGCAACGGCCTTGAAGCAATGGCCCAAGGGGGTAAGGTAACCATTAGAACTTATGCCGATGGGGACAGTGTGGTGTTGGAAATTGCAGACCAGGGTCCGGGTATCCCCCAGTATGTAATGGAAAACCTGGGCACCCCTTTTTTCACCACCAAGGATAAAGGTACCGGCTTGGGCCTGGCAACATGTTTTAGCATTTGTAACAGTCATCGGGCAAAGGTGGACATAGATACCGGCCCGGCAGGAACTACCTTCAGGATAATTTTTGGCACCCGATAA
- a CDS encoding AAA family ATPase, with amino-acid sequence MFLKRIELMHEDIPSFNNYPFSIPAIKNLRQLDLQSKVTFFVGENGSGKSTLLEAIAYKCQFNTAGGGRNNYYDVHASESALGEYIRLSWLPKVTNGFFLRAESFYNFATHIDKIRAHDAYGGRSLHKQSHGESFLSLFLNRFKGKAIYLLDEPEAALSPQGQLSFLKILHELVLPGDSQFIIATHSPIILGYPNATIFSFDNGAIKEIDYEMTDHYQITRYFLLNRKKFLQEILND; translated from the coding sequence GTGTTCTTGAAAAGAATTGAGCTTATGCATGAAGATATTCCTTCTTTTAATAATTATCCTTTTTCTATTCCTGCAATAAAAAATCTTCGTCAGTTAGATTTGCAAAGCAAAGTTACATTTTTTGTGGGTGAAAATGGTTCAGGTAAATCCACACTGTTAGAAGCAATTGCTTATAAATGCCAATTTAATACAGCAGGTGGGGGACGTAATAACTATTATGATGTACATGCCTCTGAATCGGCACTTGGTGAATATATTAGACTTTCGTGGTTGCCTAAAGTTACAAACGGTTTCTTTCTTCGGGCTGAGTCTTTTTACAACTTTGCTACTCACATTGATAAAATAAGGGCCCATGATGCATATGGCGGACGCTCTTTACACAAGCAATCACATGGAGAGTCTTTTTTATCTCTTTTTTTAAACCGATTTAAAGGTAAGGCTATCTATTTATTGGATGAGCCAGAGGCTGCATTATCACCTCAAGGACAACTTTCATTTTTAAAAATCCTACATGAACTAGTTCTACCGGGAGACAGTCAATTTATTATTGCTACACATTCTCCGATTATTTTAGGCTATCCCAATGCTACAATCTTTAGTTTTGATAACGGGGCAATAAAAGAGATAGATTATGAGATGACAGACCATTACCAAATAACAAGGTATTTTTTGCTGAACAGGAAAAAGTTTTTACAGGAGATTTTAAATGATTAA
- a CDS encoding cupin domain-containing protein, translated as MYVGNIKNIPSVKVDAPGVVNAVKQTLIGPEHGWEGWVMRLFTLGTGGNTPKHSHPWPHINYVVCGEGTVLMDGKEQPLTAGSVAYIPGGAEHQFKNTGENELAFICIVPEEGDI; from the coding sequence GTGTATGTAGGAAACATCAAAAACATACCCAGTGTCAAAGTCGATGCCCCGGGTGTGGTAAATGCCGTCAAACAAACTCTTATTGGCCCAGAGCATGGTTGGGAAGGTTGGGTAATGCGGCTTTTTACACTGGGTACCGGTGGCAACACCCCCAAACACAGTCACCCCTGGCCGCATATTAACTATGTAGTTTGCGGGGAAGGTACGGTGCTGATGGATGGAAAAGAGCAGCCGCTGACAGCGGGCTCGGTGGCCTATATCCCCGGTGGTGCGGAGCATCAGTTTAAAAACACCGGAGAAAATGAGTTGGCATTTATCTGCATAGTGCCCGAAGAGGGGGATATTTAG